The following proteins come from a genomic window of Heyndrickxia acidicola:
- a CDS encoding DUF1189 domain-containing protein, whose product MNIFKQFIKSIYSPKDIAKFRFQGIGKTILYVFFIMLLSIIPGVIYITKLAYTVLDEGQQIITHDIPSFSIHNGTLFSKEKKPLIIVKNDLTVLFDSTGSIQENDVQKGGTVIALLKHTFIFKSDGKTQVMAYSTLENQNLNNSNIQSFLRSLQGVMWVGIPVLFIFYYLMTAAGGFIKISIFALFGLLLAIRLEKKVNYRQSWRLTAYSITLPSVFFTIMAALKTTVAGAIYIDWIITLIVMLLSIREIPSPKKTSV is encoded by the coding sequence ATGAATATTTTCAAACAGTTTATTAAAAGCATTTATTCACCTAAGGATATCGCAAAATTCCGATTTCAAGGAATAGGAAAAACCATTCTATATGTTTTCTTCATTATGCTGCTGTCCATTATTCCAGGGGTCATTTATATTACGAAGCTGGCCTATACCGTATTGGATGAAGGCCAGCAAATTATTACTCATGACATCCCCTCTTTTTCCATACATAATGGAACTCTTTTTTCAAAAGAAAAAAAACCTCTCATTATTGTAAAAAACGATCTAACAGTACTATTTGACTCGACAGGCAGCATCCAGGAAAATGATGTTCAAAAAGGCGGAACAGTCATCGCTCTCCTAAAACATACATTTATTTTTAAATCAGACGGTAAAACGCAAGTAATGGCATATTCCACATTGGAAAACCAAAATTTAAACAACTCGAACATCCAAAGCTTTCTACGTTCCTTGCAAGGGGTAATGTGGGTAGGCATCCCGGTATTATTTATTTTCTACTATTTAATGACTGCAGCTGGGGGCTTTATCAAAATCTCGATTTTTGCCCTGTTTGGCCTTTTATTGGCCATAAGACTCGAAAAAAAAGTTAACTACCGGCAGAGCTGGAGACTGACAGCGTATAGTATTACGCTGCCTTCCGTTTTTTTTACTATTATGGCTGCATTAAAAACAACGGTAGCAGGAGCTATTTACATCGATTGGATTATTACTTTGATTGTCATGCTGCTAAGCATTCGGGAAATCCCATCTCCAAAAAAAACATCTGTTTAA
- a CDS encoding DUF456 domain-containing protein — protein MEYLYWAVISIFIIIAFIGLVYPIIPSVLFLVAAFVLYGVFFTFSPLHWIFWAVQILFVALLFSADYLSNLIGVKRFGGSKAGVWGSTIGLLAGPFIIPVIGLIIGPFIGAVAGELLINRTSLSKAVKIGFGSLIGFFSSIAAKGLIQILMVLYFLIRVH, from the coding sequence ATGGAATATCTTTATTGGGCGGTTATCAGCATATTTATCATCATTGCCTTTATTGGCCTCGTCTATCCGATTATTCCGAGTGTTCTATTTCTCGTCGCAGCCTTTGTGCTTTATGGTGTGTTCTTTACTTTTTCTCCTCTCCACTGGATTTTCTGGGCAGTACAAATTTTGTTTGTTGCTCTTCTGTTTTCAGCAGATTATCTGTCCAATCTTATTGGAGTTAAACGATTTGGAGGATCCAAAGCAGGGGTATGGGGGAGTACAATCGGCCTGTTGGCAGGACCGTTTATCATTCCGGTAATTGGCCTTATCATCGGGCCTTTTATTGGTGCTGTGGCAGGGGAGCTGTTGATCAATAGAACCTCATTATCAAAAGCAGTTAAAATTGGTTTTGGGTCTTTAATTGGCTTTTTTAGCAGTATTGCAGCAAAGGGACTCATACAGATTCTTATGGTTTTATACTTTTTAATCAGGGTCCACTAA
- the sodA gene encoding superoxide dismutase SodA, with product MAFELPQLPYAYDALEPHIDKETMNIHHTKHHNTYVTKLNEALQGHDELLNKSVEEIVSNLDAVPENIRTAVRNNGGGHANHSLFWKLLTPNGAGKPAGDLAQAIESKFGSFEKFKEEFAAAAAGRFGSGWAWLVLNNGELEITSTPNQDNPLSEGKTPLLGLDVWEHAYYLNYQNRRPDYINAFWNVVNWDEVSKLYSEAK from the coding sequence ATGGCATTTGAATTACCGCAATTACCATACGCTTATGACGCTCTTGAGCCTCACATTGACAAGGAAACGATGAATATTCATCATACTAAACACCACAACACATACGTAACAAAATTAAATGAAGCCCTTCAAGGACACGATGAATTATTAAATAAATCCGTTGAAGAGATTGTTTCTAATCTGGATGCAGTTCCTGAAAATATCCGTACTGCAGTAAGAAATAATGGCGGCGGCCACGCAAACCATTCTTTATTCTGGAAATTGCTTACTCCTAACGGTGCGGGCAAACCAGCTGGTGATCTTGCACAAGCGATTGAAAGCAAATTTGGAAGCTTTGAAAAATTTAAAGAAGAATTTGCTGCAGCAGCTGCAGGCCGTTTTGGTTCTGGCTGGGCTTGGCTTGTACTAAATAATGGCGAGCTTGAAATTACAAGCACTCCAAACCAGGACAATCCTCTTTCTGAAGGTAAAACACCTTTACTTGGATTGGATGTATGGGAGCATGCTTATTACTTGAACTATCAAAACCGCCGTCCGGATTATATCAATGCATTTTGGAATGTTGTAAATTGGGACGAAGTTTCAAAATTATATTCAGAAGCGAAATAA
- a CDS encoding MFS transporter, protein MSILQKWLGDIQLTKDLGLLIVIGGLYSLSISLSNTFVNIYLWKQSGQFLDLAIYNLSVVVMQPITFILAGRFAKKVDRVIVLRIGVIFLALFYLSVLFFGPQASHYLIVLGAMLGIGYGFYWLAFNVLTFEITEPETRDFFNGFLGTLNSGGGMIGPIVSGYIISQFVSNLGYTIVFGISLSLFTLAVIMSFSIERRPAHGKYLLTRVLEERKTNKNWRYVTYAHFCQGLRDGTFVFIISVFVFISTGSELALGTFGLINSGISFIGYSLVAKLIKNEYRKKAILLGGLLLYAAIFIIVFQVSYPRLLLYAGVIALAYPILLVPYNSMTYDVIGKAWKAAEARIEYIVVRELYINGGRIVSILLFIGAITFFNEAKSIPVLLMFIGAGHLCASLLIRRVNTLSA, encoded by the coding sequence ATGAGCATACTTCAAAAGTGGTTAGGCGATATTCAATTGACTAAAGATCTGGGTTTGTTAATTGTAATCGGGGGACTTTATTCCCTCAGCATTTCTTTATCTAATACGTTTGTTAATATTTATTTGTGGAAGCAATCGGGGCAATTTTTAGATCTTGCAATTTATAATCTTTCGGTAGTTGTAATGCAGCCGATCACATTTATTCTTGCAGGAAGATTTGCCAAAAAAGTAGACAGGGTTATTGTTCTTCGAATTGGAGTGATTTTCCTTGCGTTATTTTATTTGTCCGTCTTGTTTTTTGGTCCTCAGGCTTCACACTATCTCATTGTTTTAGGAGCTATGTTAGGCATTGGGTATGGTTTTTATTGGCTGGCGTTTAATGTGCTTACATTTGAAATTACGGAGCCGGAAACAAGAGATTTTTTCAATGGCTTTCTCGGTACTTTAAATTCAGGAGGAGGGATGATTGGTCCTATTGTCTCGGGGTATATCATTTCTCAGTTTGTATCGAATCTTGGCTATACCATTGTGTTTGGGATATCATTATCCCTGTTTACGCTGGCAGTTATCATGAGTTTTTCTATAGAGAGAAGGCCGGCACACGGTAAATATCTTTTGACGCGGGTATTGGAAGAGAGAAAAACGAATAAAAATTGGCGATATGTAACATATGCACATTTTTGTCAGGGCCTAAGGGATGGGACGTTTGTTTTTATTATTTCGGTATTTGTTTTCATTTCAACAGGCAGTGAACTGGCCCTTGGAACCTTTGGTTTAATCAATTCGGGTATTTCTTTTATCGGGTATTCATTAGTGGCTAAATTGATAAAGAATGAATACCGGAAAAAAGCAATATTATTGGGCGGACTTTTACTGTATGCGGCGATATTTATTATCGTATTTCAAGTGAGCTATCCGAGACTTTTGCTTTATGCTGGAGTCATTGCTCTTGCTTATCCCATCTTATTAGTGCCCTATAATTCAATGACGTATGATGTCATTGGAAAAGCATGGAAGGCTGCAGAAGCGCGCATTGAATATATTGTTGTTAGAGAACTGTATATTAATGGCGGCAGGATTGTTTCCATCCTCTTATTTATTGGTGCCATTACCTTTTTTAATGAAGCAAAAAGCATACCTGTTCTTTTAATGTTCATTGGTGCCGGTCATCTTTGCGCATCCTTGCTTATTCGCAGAGTAAACACACTCTCTGCATAA